In one Chlamydia sp. BM-2023 genomic region, the following are encoded:
- a CDS encoding ATP-binding cassette domain-containing protein gives MTVKVRNLGYSINNKHILSKVSFSLEEGHITLFVGKSGSGKTTILRALVGLIEPSCGDIAIEGETPALVFQQPELFPHMTVLGNCMHPQIIVKHRTNEEARDRAFDLLKLLAIEDIAESYPFQLSGGQKQRVAIVRSLCMDKRTLLFDEPTSALDPFSTSAFKRLLESLRDQNLTLAVSTHDMQFVQGCLDRVYLVDQGEIISTYDKRYGDLDSEHPLNLYLNSTR, from the coding sequence ATGACTGTTAAGGTTAGAAATCTGGGATATTCCATAAACAACAAGCACATTTTATCCAAAGTATCATTCTCTTTAGAAGAGGGGCATATCACCCTATTTGTTGGTAAAAGTGGATCTGGAAAGACAACAATACTAAGAGCTCTTGTAGGATTGATAGAGCCCTCTTGCGGGGATATTGCTATTGAAGGAGAAACACCTGCTTTAGTTTTTCAACAACCTGAACTATTCCCTCATATGACGGTTTTGGGAAATTGCATGCATCCTCAGATTATTGTTAAACATAGAACTAATGAAGAAGCTAGGGATCGTGCTTTTGATCTTTTAAAGCTTTTAGCTATTGAGGATATCGCTGAAAGTTACCCTTTTCAGCTTTCTGGAGGGCAAAAACAGCGTGTGGCTATTGTACGTTCCCTATGTATGGATAAGCGTACGTTACTATTTGACGAGCCCACATCAGCTTTGGACCCCTTTTCCACCTCTGCATTTAAGCGGCTTTTAGAATCTTTAAGAGATCAAAATCTTACGTTGGCAGTTTCTACCCACGACATGCAGTTTGTTCAAGGTTGCCTAGATCGCGTGTATCTCGTGGATCAGGGAGAAATTATCAGTACCTATGATAAACGCTATGGCGATTTAGATAGTGAACACCCATTGAATCTCTATTTAAACTCTACAAGATAA
- the argR gene encoding arginine repressor — protein sequence MKKKVAVDEALKKILSREGASTQEEICEKLSLLGVAITQSSVSRWLRRVHAIKVPGEKGARYALPPSVDDSGIRHLVLSIRHNSSLIVIHTAPGSASWIASLIDKKFAESILGTLAGDDTIFATPIDESMISLIVKDIENFLLVFSD from the coding sequence ATGAAAAAAAAAGTAGCGGTTGACGAGGCTTTAAAAAAAATTCTAAGTAGGGAAGGCGCTTCGACTCAAGAAGAAATTTGTGAAAAACTCTCTTTATTAGGAGTAGCAATCACCCAATCTTCAGTATCACGTTGGTTGCGTCGCGTCCACGCTATAAAAGTCCCCGGTGAAAAGGGAGCTCGCTATGCTTTACCCCCATCTGTTGATGATTCTGGAATTAGGCACCTAGTCCTCTCTATCCGCCACAATTCTTCTCTCATAGTCATTCATACTGCCCCAGGATCGGCATCGTGGATAGCAAGCCTCATTGATAAAAAGTTTGCGGAAAGTATTTTAGGCACTTTAGCTGGAGACGATACAATTTTTGCGACCCCCATCGACGAATCAATGATTTCCTTGATAGTTAAAGATATAGAAAACTTCTTGCTAGTTTTTTCTGATTAA
- a CDS encoding amino acid ABC transporter permease, with the protein MEHLVATTKVLLRGCGYTLFVSGISILCGSLLGLVIGTVTSRYFPCRITRWLGNLYVTVIRGTPLFIQILIFYFGLPSVIRLDPTPLMAGLIALSINSSAYLAENIRGGINALSVGQWESAKVLGYKKSQIFVYIIYPQVFKNILPSLTNEFVALIKESSILMVVGVPELTKVSKDIVSRELNPMEMYSICAGLYLLMTSLFSYVARLLEKRRGYDC; encoded by the coding sequence ATGGAACACTTGGTTGCTACAACAAAGGTGCTTCTACGTGGATGCGGGTACACGCTGTTTGTCAGCGGAATCTCCATACTCTGTGGCTCCTTATTAGGTTTAGTTATTGGAACGGTGACTTCGCGTTATTTTCCATGTCGCATTACTCGATGGTTAGGGAATCTTTACGTCACAGTAATTCGCGGCACACCTCTGTTCATTCAAATTCTTATTTTTTATTTTGGGCTCCCTTCTGTAATTAGGTTAGATCCCACGCCATTAATGGCAGGACTAATAGCCTTAAGTATCAACTCTTCAGCTTATCTTGCAGAAAATATTCGAGGTGGAATTAACGCTCTATCTGTAGGCCAGTGGGAGTCAGCGAAAGTATTGGGATACAAGAAGTCGCAAATTTTCGTTTATATCATCTATCCTCAAGTTTTTAAAAATATCTTACCTTCTTTAACTAATGAGTTTGTCGCGTTAATTAAAGAGAGTAGTATTTTAATGGTTGTTGGCGTTCCTGAACTTACTAAGGTAAGCAAAGATATTGTCTCTAGAGAGTTGAATCCTATGGAGATGTATAGCATTTGCGCTGGTTTATATTTGCTAATGACATCGTTATTTTCTTATGTTGCTAGATTGTTGGAAAAAAGGAGGGGTTATGACTGTTAA